CAGGTCCTTGAATTAAAAAAGTAACCCAACCATTAGACTCAGGAAAAACGTATCCCTTGTTATTTGAAGCTCTTATTAAATCAATTACTTTTTGTTGGTCGTTTGTTTTTAAATGATAACTTGCACTGAACTCACTCATGATTCAACTCCTAATAAGATTTTGGTTTTATGCTTTTATGCTTAAACATTTTTTATTATCCAGTATCTTTTGATTACATTGCCATCCGCTTCTATGTATACTTTATCTGCCCTTCCGCCATTCTTAAGAATGACCTTCTCCGATGCGGTATTCCAAGCATCACAGACAACTAAAACTTCTTCTATTCCTAATTTTTTCGTCTCACCCAGCGAAAGCTTCAGTAGAGTTGTTGCATAACCTTTTCCTCTTTCCGATGGACGGATCCCATACCCTATATGGCCACCAGCATTAAGCAAAAATTCTGATAACTGATGTCTTATATTCACAGCACCTAACACTCTATCACTGTCATCAACTAACCAAAACGTTGAATCTGAAACCCAGCCTTCCGTTAACCCGACACCCATCTTATGATCATCCAGTAACTTGAGCATATCCTCAAAATCATTTGGGTCCCGACCAATAACCCAGGGCACCAGATCTTCGCCAGATTCTATCCATTCCTGATAAAAAGATAGGTATTCATTCTTTAAATCAAGATGAGGCTTAACAAGTTTTAAGTGATTCATGTCTACCGTCCTTTAAAAGATTTGGTTTAAGAAGGTATTGCGCATAACCCGCATTCACGAACCCGAGAGGCTTACCATCATAATTCTTAGCGGCTGCGATGCCTGAATACGATGTTAACGGAAGTTATTGACCTCTGTGAAAATTCTGTTAAGCTCTCTTATCTTATTTCATCTATTAAAATATCTAGCTTCCTTGATGACTTTGATCCATCAATTGCACTTCGAATTATAAATACAAGAACTAAAAGACTAATTACTAATGCAACCAATCCATATAAAATAGATAAGTCTTCCATTAGATTCTCCCCTTTGTTATTAGATTCACTTTGGTCTATAGAATATGCACTGATTTCCTTATCATTACTTTGAAATTGGTTTGCTCCGTTTATGTATGACGAATCGCCCCAAGGTGAATTATGAGGTACTTCAAAAAAAGAACATTCAATAAATTTCAAGATACTTTGTTGATACGTGTTACATGGACCGTCTAAAGAAATATTCAAA
Above is a window of Paenibacillus wynnii DNA encoding:
- a CDS encoding GNAT family N-acetyltransferase translates to MNHLKLVKPHLDLKNEYLSFYQEWIESGEDLVPWVIGRDPNDFEDMLKLLDDHKMGVGLTEGWVSDSTFWLVDDSDRVLGAVNIRHQLSEFLLNAGGHIGYGIRPSERGKGYATTLLKLSLGETKKLGIEEVLVVCDAWNTASEKVILKNGGRADKVYIEADGNVIKRYWIIKNV